In Bactrocera oleae isolate idBacOlea1 chromosome 3, idBacOlea1, whole genome shotgun sequence, a genomic segment contains:
- the Kua gene encoding plasmanylethanolamine desaturase 1 isoform X3, translating to MKMPLKSDQEIMENSMLEEDPNGNSALEQVFNTEKNSPRWGPQHKGAQELAKLYGPGKRLQEIVCVYTCIALMLVDLILILKHIHFERLSVACVSALCGIITADFGSGLVHWAADTWGSVELPVIGKNFLRPFREHHLDPTSITRHDFIETNGDNFMVSIPILGFLAYSFNTKSPQDIQQDFGWISYLFLCSIFVAMTNQIHKWSHTYWGLPRWVLFLQNYHIVLPRKHHRIHHVAPHETYFCITTGWLNWPLEKIKFWPTLEAVIEYCTGCKARDDDLKWAKKMT from the exons ATGCCATTAAAAAGTGATCAAGAGATTATGGAAAATTCAATGCTTGAGGAGGATCCGAATGGCAATTCGGCACTCGAACAGGTTTTCAACACAGAAAAGAATTCTCCACGTTGGGGACCACAACATAAGGGTGCACAAGAGCTTGCTAAGCTGTATGGCCCAG GGAAACGTCTACAAGAGATTGTTTGCGTTTACACGTGCATCGCACTCATGCTAGTTGACCTGATACTGATCctaaaacatatacattttgAAAGACTGAGTGTGGCTTGTGTGTCGGCATTGTGTGGTATTATAACTGCCGATTTCGGTTCCGGATTAGTCCACTGGGCAGCTGATACTTGGGGTAGCGTTGAATTACCGGTTATTGGGAAG AATTTTTTACGACCTTTCCGTGAACATCATCTGGATCCAACATCTATAACGCGGCATGACTTCATTGAAACCAATGGTGACAACTTTATGGTTAGCATACCCATATTGGGCTTCTTAGCATACAGCTTTAACACGAAATCACCTCAAGACATCCAGCAAGATTTTGGCTGGAtatcatatttgtttttgtgttcaaTATTTGTAGCTATGACAAATCAG ATTCACAAGTGGTCGCATACTTATTGGGGTCTGCCGAGATGGGTTCTTTTCTTGCAAAACTATCACATAGTATTACCACGAAAACATCACCGCATACATCACGTAGCACCGCATGAGACATATTTTTGCATTACTACGGGCTGGCTGAATTGGCCATTAGAAAAGATTAA atTCTGGCCCACATTAGAGGCTGTAATTGAGTATTGTACAGGCTGCAAGGCACGCGATGATGACCTCAAGTGGGCAAAAAAGATGACATAA